The Pantoea cypripedii genomic sequence TTGATGGGCTATTTTGACTGACTTGTTCACGCGTTACTTTGGCAGTGGCATTGATATCCGGGGTTTGTGATGATGCCGTAACGCGGTACTGCGCACGGGCACTGGCAAAGCGTAAAGTGGCGGTTTTAAGATCTGGACTTGCTGAAAGAGCACGGTGAATGAGTTCGTTAAGAACGGGATCGTTGTAACGCTTCCACCACTGATTATCGGTTAGTACACTTGCACTGCCCAGTTTATGCAGTGACGTATCACCGCTACGCCAGGTTGACCAGTCAGCTGGTGAATCTCCTTTTTGTTTTTTATAGTCGGGACCCATAGTGCAGCCGCTGAGTACAAGGCATGCAATTAATGCCACCAAAGCAGGTAGTTTATTATCTGTTAAATATGAAAAATGGTGCTTCATCGGGTTACCTGTATCAGTAAAGGCGGTTACGAAACAGCCATGCTGATAACGGAAGCGTGATTGCAGCCATTACCAGCATGGGTATGAAATCAAAGGCAATATCAGAGAATCCGGCGCCTTCCAGATAGACTCGCCGTACCAGGTCGATAGCGAATCGTAAGGGATTGGCATAGGTCAGGGTATTGAGAATGTCTGGCATGGTCTGAACCGGCGTGAGCAACCCGGACAGCAACATTAACGGCATCATTAACAGGAAGGTATAAAGCATTGCCTGCTGCATGTTGATGGAGACAGCAGATATCGACAATCCGATCCCGACTGCGGCAATGTTAAAAAAGGATAATCCAAGATACAGCAAGGGTATCGAACCATTCATCGGGATCTGGAACCAGAGCAGAATAATCAGCAGGATAATGGTCGATTGAATTAGTCCAACCATAATGGAAGGCAATGCCTTACCAATCAGTAACTGCATTGGCGTAAAAGGTGTCACGAGCAATTGATCAAAAGTACCTTGCTCGCGCTCCCGTGCAACCGACAGCGCTGAGAGTAATAAGGTTTGCATCATGCTCAGCGCTGCGATCAGCGTGGGCATCAGTCCCCAGCGGGATTCCAGGTTAGGGTTATACCACGCACGCGTTTCAATGGAGATAGCGGGTGTAATCCCTGTCTGGCGCTGATTAAAATCGGCCACCACTGCACTTATATAACCGGCGGCAACACCGGCAGTTGAGGAATTGCGACCATCAAGAATTACCTGAAGGGGAGAGGGGGCACCATTATTGAGTTTGTTCTCAAAATCTGCGGGAAATGTCAGGACCAGTAATGCCTTTCCCGTTAATACCACATCCGGGATCTGCGCTGCTGATGTCAGTGTTGCTGTACGATTAAACACGCCGGTACCATCAAGATGAGTCAGCAGCTCCGTTGATGCTCCTCCACGGCTCTGGTCTAGTACCGCATAGTCCACATGGTTAACATCATAGGTGGCGGCATAGCCGAAAAGGAGTGCCTGTAATAAAGCGGGAACCAGTAATATCGCCCTGTTTGCTGGTTCTTTCAGGATGGTGAGTATTTCTTTTTTGATTAAAAAGCTGATATGACGCAGCCAGATAGTAAAACTATTCATCCGCCATTACCTCAGTCGCTTGCGAAGAGAAATGCGTGAGGCATTAATCAGAACAAAGGCATAAAGTGACAAAATTCCGCACTCTTTGAAGAACATCTTCCAGTCATCGCCACCCAGGAATAACGTTTTAATAAGAGACATAAAATGTGTAGCGGGCAGAATCTGGCTAATCACCTGGACGACAACGGGCAGATTACGGATATCAAAGACAAATCCGGAGAGCATCATGGCAGGCATAAAGCTCGCAATCAGTGCGATCTGGCTTGCAAGGAATTGCCCCGGCGCAAAGCCAGAGATAGTTAGTCCAAGCCCCAGGGAAACCAGCAGGTAGAGATGGGAAGAAAGAAGAATTGCCCACAGTGACCCCCGTATTGGCACCTCGAACAGAAAATGAGAAGCCAGTATGCAAAACACCAGGTCTATGGAGCCAAGCACCATATAGGGAGTGAGTTTTGCCAACACTAATTCAAGTGGACGGACGGGAGTGACAAAGAGTGCTTCTAATGTGCCTCGTTCGCGTTCCCGCGCGATCAGCAACCCGGTCAAAAATGCCCCGATCAATGTCAGAATCAAAACTATCAGACCGGGTACGATAAACCAGGTGCTATTACTGGATTCGTTAAACCACATCCGTTGCTCAATCATAACGCTGCCCCGGGAAGTCTGGCTACTGCCACCGTTACCGGTTACAGAAGTCTGTGAGGCCAGCGCGCCGGTGACGTAACTCTGTGCTGAAGTGGCAACACTGGTCGACGCACCATTCACAATAAGCTGAAGTTGCGCATTACCTGTTGTAAGACGTTGAGCAAAGTCAGAAGGAATACGCAAAATGGCATCTGTTTCCCCCTTTCGCAGTGCGCTTTGAGCAGAATCAAAACTCGTATATTCATGAACAGAAAGGTAACGGCTTCCCTGAAGTGCAGTAATAATTTGTCGAGACTGCGTCGTGTTCTGTTCTTGTACCACTCCGATGCGGGCATTCGATAAATCGAACGAGAGGCCATAACCAAACAGCAGTATCAACACGACTGGCAGGAGTAGACCTACGGCAAGATTGCTCTTGTCCCGGAGTAGTTGGCGAGTTTCCTTGCGGGTCAGTGATATCAGTCGGCTCAGGAAAGCAGAGGTTTTCATATTTTGACCTCGGCCTGATGTCCCTGCGCGCGCGCGTTTTCAACAATCGCAATAAACGCGGTATTCATATCAGCCGCATTTTCCAGACCAGCTTGCTGACGTACTTCGTGCGGTGTACCCAGTGCCAGCATTTTCCCTGCGTCCTGAATGGCTATCCGATCACAGTACTCAGCTTCCTCCATAAAGTGGGTGGTCACGATGACGGTGATACCATTGTTAGCCAGTTCACCAATGGTGTACCAGAATGATCGGCGTGCCAGCGGATCGATACCACTGGTTGGCTCATCTAAAAAAACGATTTCAGGTTCATGCAGCAGAGCGGCTGCCATTGATAAACGCTGCTTAAATCCTCCGGGCAATTCCCCGCTAATCGCATTTGGCTCCAGATTGAACTGGTTAAGCGAAGCGTCAATTCGTTGTGCCAGATGTTTACTGGACAGACCGTAAGCACCGCCAAAAAAAGTCAAATTCTCACGTACTGTCAGGTTGCTGTATAAAGCGAACTTTTGTGAGACATAGCCAATTTTCGCTCGAGCTTTGGCCCGCGCCGTTCGCAGGTTCATCCCTGCCACTTCAAGATTTCCGCTGGTTGCAGGTAGCAGACCGCAGAGCATTCTGAATGTGGTGGTTTTACCTGCACCATTTGGCCCCAGAAGACCAAATATTTCCCCACGATTGACCTGAAATGAGGTACTGGCTACAGCGGTAAAATCGCCAAATTTTCTTACCAGGTCACGAACGACGATGACCGGCTCCTCTGCCACGTTCCTGTTTTGCTGGTGTGCTACCTTGTCGGACTTCACCGGTTCGGATGAAGTCTGTTCATTCTGATATTGTGCCTGGTGGAGCAAAACCATAAAGCCGTCTTCAAGTTCAGCAGGCCGCCGTGAAGATGTAAGGTGGCCGGGAAGTGAATCCTCATCCGCAGATCGACAGATAAAACGAACGGCATTACCTTTCGGGACGGCATCAATTATCTGTTCACGATTTTCAAGGAGTTGTGCCTGTAAACTTCGCGCTTTCATGTTTCCCGCGGGCGTTGCCTGCCATGTCCGGCCATCGGCATTTTTACGTAATTCAGCGGGTGTTCCCTGCGCCAGAATCTGTCCCTGGTACATAACGTAAATCTGCGCACATCGTTCAGCTTCATCCATATATGCCGTACTGATAATCACGCTCAGCTTTTCATCCTGGACCAGCTGCTCGATAATTTTCCACAAATCACGACGTGACAAGGGATCAACCCCCACACTGGGTTCATCAAGCAGCAATAAGTCGGGGGAACGAACCAGGGTACATGCCAGCCCGAGCTTTTGCTTCATGCCCCCAGACAGTTTCCCCGCCGGTCTGGTGGTAAATCTTGAGAGATCGGTTATAGACAATAGCCTTTCGAAGCGATCACGCCGTGTTTGTTGATCGACACCATGCAGATCGGCATAGAGTTCCAGGTTTTCCTGAACACTCAGGTCTTCATACAATCCAAAACGCTGTGGCATATAACTGATACGGTTTTGTATCGCCTGTGGATCAACACAAACATCCGTCCCAAGCACCTCGAGGGTGCCTGAAGAAGGGGAATAAAGGCCGGCAATCATTCGCTGCAGCGTTGTCTTTCCGGCTCCATCAGGACCAACCAGGGCCGTCAATTCTCCTGCCCGAATATTCATGTTCAGGCTGTCCAGAGCATGGATTACTGGCGTTGATTTACCAGCGGACGCGAAGGTCTTGACGAGATCCCGGGCAATAACGACGTCACGTTCAGCAGCCATGTTATTTTCCACTGTTCACGGAAGGAGTTTGAATGGTGACTGTGGCGGGTTGTCCCATGCGAAGAACGTTATCCGGGTCGTTGACGATGATGCGCATTTCATAGACCAGGTTGGTTCTGAGTTCTTCGGTCTGGACTGATTTTGGCGTAAATTCGGCAACGGAAGATATATAGCCGATTTTGCCGGACACCGGTTTGTCTGGGAATGAATCGGTAGTGACACTCGCGTTCATTCCAGATTTTACGCGGCCCAGATCGCTTTCACTGACCCAGACACGCACCCATTTCGGATCACTGATCGCCAGGGTATAAACAGCTTTTTGCGCACTGGTCATATCACCTGGCTCCTGAAGCCTTGCTCTTACCAACGCATTTACCGGGGCGCGTAATTCCGTTTGAGAAATCCGGTATTGCAGTAATTCAAGGTCAGCTTCAAGTGCTTTGACTTGTGCGACTGTCGCTTCGCGTTGTTCTGTCCGAACGCCTTTTAACATGAGTTCAAGACTTGCCCGGCGCTCATTAACACTGGCCTGAGCCATGCTAAAGTTGTTTTTTGTCGTATCCAGCTCCTGCTGGCTGATTCCCTTTCCTTTTGTATTCAATGATATATGTTGAATTCGGGTAAGGTCTGCTTTTGCTTTCGTCTGTTGCGCGAGCGCAGATGCCAATTGAGCTTTTGCCTGCATAATTTCTTCGGGACGAGCACCTGACTGTTGCTCCCGAACGGTTTGTTTCTCGGCATCCAGACGAGCCTGAGCTTGCTTTAACTGGATCTGGAGTGCCTGACTATCAAGCCTGGCAACAATCTGACCTGCAGAAATTTTATCGCCTTCATCCACGGATAATGTGCTGATCCTGCCGCTCTCCTCGAATGCCAGAGATACCTGACGGATATCCACGTTACCTTGTAATGTCAGTTGATTCCTGTCACCGCCGTGTCGATTACTTAGCCAGACAGCAACGATTACTGCTGCAAGGACAATAAGCACCAAGCCTGCTATCACTTTTTTATTCATTTTTAACCACTTTCTTCTGCTGAAACCGTCATTACGTCCTTAGTTAAAATTTAATTTAAACTTTATTTATGCAATAATAAAGGCATTCACAGAAAAAAATTTTTACAACTGGATTTATTTATGAGCCGAGCGCGTCGAAGTGATGGTGATGTAACACGGGAAAAGATCCTGGAAGCTGCCGGGGAACTGATTGCTGAACAAGGACTTGCAAAAACAACAAACAAAGCTATATCCATTGCTGCGCAAGTTGATTTAGCCGCCATTAACTACCATTTCGGTGGTCGTGACGGTCTGTATCTCGCCGTTCTTTCGTATGCACATCGGCACTATCTGGATGGGAAAAAACTGGCCGATTTGGCAGAGAGTGCTCTTCAACCTGAAGAAAAGTTAGGGCTGTTTCTCGAAACATTTATCTCAAAACTGAATGAGGGCAATGGCTGGCATGGTCGGGTAATCGCAAGAGAAATGCTGGCACCCTCAGTGCAACTGTTAGATTTCATGAACAGCGAAGGGATTGGAAAAATACAATCTGTTCGAAAGATTATCAGTGAAGTATCGGGTATCAGTGAAGATGATCCAGCATTGTTACCCTGCATGCTGAGTGTTGTCGCTCCCTGCATGATGCTAATGGTTGCCGGCAACCGAATCCCGGGTCCGGTAAGAGAGGTTGCGGCTATGCAGACTCAAATACTGACCGAACATTTTAAACGGTTTTCCCTGGCAGGATTGCAGGCAACCAGAGATTACCACCGTAATAAATGATTTCTTTGGATCCAATTTGTGCAACGCGTAAACATTGTATCTTCAAATTTTGTGTTATATCGCTATCGTAGCCTATGTGCCGCGCGTTCCAGATAACTGAAACACAAAACCTCTAGCTGACTGCTCCAGGTCCGCAACATTGTGGGGGTAGCTCCACCTTCAATCATAAACGTTGTCGGACCAACCATCACTGCCATTAAAAGATAGGCCACACTGGGCAAGTCCTCGAAGTGCACATCTGAAGCCGTCTTTAATGCGGTGGTCAATATAGAAAGACCACGTTCCTCACTTTTTACTGACAACTCATGTGCATCCAGTTGGCGCGATACTAAATACAGGGCGCGTGATTCATCAATGCGCTCGATTTTTGCCTGCACAAAAGCGCCCACAACTGTTGAAACGATGTCCGCAAGGGGCCTCCCGTGAACAGATTCTGCAGCCCGGCTCACCTGAATTGCAACTTCCTGCACGTGACGTTCGACAACAGCAAAAAGCAGTGCCTGTTTGTTTGGATAATACTGATACAACGTACCTACCGATGTACCTGCGCGTTCTGCCACCCGGATAGTGGTGAGACGTTGTGGACCTTCCGTAAGTAAAACCTGAATAGTTGCCTCGAAAATAGCATCGACAGTTGCTTGTGATCGGGCCTGGCGTGGCTTTTTACGTGGGGTCAGGTTTACATTTCCGCTCATAGCTATATGCGAATATCAAACGTGAAGGAACTAACATACTATAACTGAACATGTGATCAATCAATAAAACTTTATGGATTGCGATTATTAATCTTAACGGCGAATCCAGAAAAATAATAATAAGTATGCAGCTTGAAGTTGAATTTCATATCTTGTATTTGAGTGGATGAATGCATTTTTGTATTTTTCTGTTACTCCCTTTTCTATAATACCTTTCTAAGGTAAGGAATTAATATGCCGACAGTATTAATCACTGGAGGTCATTCAGGGCTCGGTCTTGAAGCTTCAAGAGAAATAGCCTCAATGGGATTTAACCTGATCCTGGCAGGTAGAGATCCCATACGCATCGAGTCAATCGCTAAAGAATTAAGATTGTCTCATAATATAGACGTCACGGTACTCCAGTTAGATGTGTCATCATTACTGTCGGTAAGGCAGGCAGCTATTCTTTGTAATGATATGTTGACGAACGGAAAGATTGATTCGCTGCAGGCAA encodes the following:
- a CDS encoding ABC transporter permease, giving the protein MNSFTIWLRHISFLIKKEILTILKEPANRAILLVPALLQALLFGYAATYDVNHVDYAVLDQSRGGASTELLTHLDGTGVFNRTATLTSAAQIPDVVLTGKALLVLTFPADFENKLNNGAPSPLQVILDGRNSSTAGVAAGYISAVVADFNQRQTGITPAISIETRAWYNPNLESRWGLMPTLIAALSMMQTLLLSALSVAREREQGTFDQLLVTPFTPMQLLIGKALPSIMVGLIQSTIILLIILLWFQIPMNGSIPLLYLGLSFFNIAAVGIGLSISAVSINMQQAMLYTFLLMMPLMLLSGLLTPVQTMPDILNTLTYANPLRFAIDLVRRVYLEGAGFSDIAFDFIPMLVMAAITLPLSAWLFRNRLY
- a CDS encoding ABC transporter permease is translated as MKTSAFLSRLISLTRKETRQLLRDKSNLAVGLLLPVVLILLFGYGLSFDLSNARIGVVQEQNTTQSRQIITALQGSRYLSVHEYTSFDSAQSALRKGETDAILRIPSDFAQRLTTGNAQLQLIVNGASTSVATSAQSYVTGALASQTSVTGNGGSSQTSRGSVMIEQRMWFNESSNSTWFIVPGLIVLILTLIGAFLTGLLIARERERGTLEALFVTPVRPLELVLAKLTPYMVLGSIDLVFCILASHFLFEVPIRGSLWAILLSSHLYLLVSLGLGLTISGFAPGQFLASQIALIASFMPAMMLSGFVFDIRNLPVVVQVISQILPATHFMSLIKTLFLGGDDWKMFFKECGILSLYAFVLINASRISLRKRLR
- a CDS encoding ATP-binding cassette domain-containing protein gives rise to the protein MAAERDVVIARDLVKTFASAGKSTPVIHALDSLNMNIRAGELTALVGPDGAGKTTLQRMIAGLYSPSSGTLEVLGTDVCVDPQAIQNRISYMPQRFGLYEDLSVQENLELYADLHGVDQQTRRDRFERLLSITDLSRFTTRPAGKLSGGMKQKLGLACTLVRSPDLLLLDEPSVGVDPLSRRDLWKIIEQLVQDEKLSVIISTAYMDEAERCAQIYVMYQGQILAQGTPAELRKNADGRTWQATPAGNMKARSLQAQLLENREQIIDAVPKGNAVRFICRSADEDSLPGHLTSSRRPAELEDGFMVLLHQAQYQNEQTSSEPVKSDKVAHQQNRNVAEEPVIVVRDLVRKFGDFTAVASTSFQVNRGEIFGLLGPNGAGKTTTFRMLCGLLPATSGNLEVAGMNLRTARAKARAKIGYVSQKFALYSNLTVRENLTFFGGAYGLSSKHLAQRIDASLNQFNLEPNAISGELPGGFKQRLSMAAALLHEPEIVFLDEPTSGIDPLARRSFWYTIGELANNGITVIVTTHFMEEAEYCDRIAIQDAGKMLALGTPHEVRQQAGLENAADMNTAFIAIVENARAQGHQAEVKI
- a CDS encoding HlyD family efflux transporter periplasmic adaptor subunit, producing MNKKVIAGLVLIVLAAVIVAVWLSNRHGGDRNQLTLQGNVDIRQVSLAFEESGRISTLSVDEGDKISAGQIVARLDSQALQIQLKQAQARLDAEKQTVREQQSGARPEEIMQAKAQLASALAQQTKAKADLTRIQHISLNTKGKGISQQELDTTKNNFSMAQASVNERRASLELMLKGVRTEQREATVAQVKALEADLELLQYRISQTELRAPVNALVRARLQEPGDMTSAQKAVYTLAISDPKWVRVWVSESDLGRVKSGMNASVTTDSFPDKPVSGKIGYISSVAEFTPKSVQTEELRTNLVYEMRIIVNDPDNVLRMGQPATVTIQTPSVNSGK
- a CDS encoding TetR/AcrR family transcriptional regulator, encoding MSRARRSDGDVTREKILEAAGELIAEQGLAKTTNKAISIAAQVDLAAINYHFGGRDGLYLAVLSYAHRHYLDGKKLADLAESALQPEEKLGLFLETFISKLNEGNGWHGRVIAREMLAPSVQLLDFMNSEGIGKIQSVRKIISEVSGISEDDPALLPCMLSVVAPCMMLMVAGNRIPGPVREVAAMQTQILTEHFKRFSLAGLQATRDYHRNK
- a CDS encoding TetR/AcrR family transcriptional regulator yields the protein MSGNVNLTPRKKPRQARSQATVDAIFEATIQVLLTEGPQRLTTIRVAERAGTSVGTLYQYYPNKQALLFAVVERHVQEVAIQVSRAAESVHGRPLADIVSTVVGAFVQAKIERIDESRALYLVSRQLDAHELSVKSEERGLSILTTALKTASDVHFEDLPSVAYLLMAVMVGPTTFMIEGGATPTMLRTWSSQLEVLCFSYLERAAHRLR